One window of Brevibacillus choshinensis genomic DNA carries:
- the hutI gene encoding imidazolonepropionase translates to MQQEKPKADLVIANAGQVITCNGKGPEGLGMADGGWIAVSGEHIAAVGSRAEVAAVVDMEQSFTIDASGKVVVPGFVDCHTHAVFGGSRVKEYAARMTTDSPERLKLMGIETGIHASVEMTRKASEEELCQSARERLLRMLRSGTTTVEIKSGYGLTTKDEIKMLNVSARLAKELPVDIVSTFLGAHGWPRNLSKEMYISVLIEEMIPWVRELGLAQACDVWCDDGHFTVEESARILEAGMNAGLAPKIHTDAYSYIGGSDLAADMGMASADHLNYTPERVMRNLADAGVTGVLMPALDFAVKHPRPFNARALIDSGMTVALATNLCPGCWTESMQLVMVLACRLYQMTPAEALVAATIGGAKALRLDRDRGSIECGKLADLQIWDVPSYEHVIYRLGGNVVDQVVKRGKVVVNLMDTRGR, encoded by the coding sequence GTGCAACAGGAAAAACCAAAAGCAGATCTTGTCATTGCGAATGCCGGTCAAGTCATCACGTGCAATGGGAAAGGACCCGAAGGACTTGGAATGGCAGACGGCGGATGGATCGCAGTGTCTGGAGAGCATATCGCCGCGGTAGGAAGTCGTGCAGAAGTGGCGGCGGTGGTTGACATGGAGCAATCCTTCACCATCGATGCATCCGGCAAAGTCGTTGTCCCCGGCTTTGTGGATTGCCATACTCACGCTGTGTTTGGTGGTTCCCGTGTAAAAGAGTACGCGGCTCGCATGACAACGGATAGTCCAGAGCGATTAAAACTGATGGGAATCGAGACGGGGATACATGCTTCGGTAGAGATGACGAGAAAAGCCAGCGAGGAAGAGCTGTGCCAATCTGCCAGAGAACGGTTGCTGCGGATGCTGCGATCGGGGACGACTACCGTAGAAATCAAGAGCGGGTACGGTCTCACCACAAAAGACGAGATCAAGATGCTGAATGTCAGTGCGCGCTTGGCGAAGGAATTACCTGTAGACATCGTCAGTACGTTCTTGGGTGCGCACGGCTGGCCAAGGAATCTTTCTAAAGAGATGTACATCAGTGTTCTGATCGAAGAGATGATTCCGTGGGTAAGGGAGCTGGGGCTGGCTCAAGCGTGTGACGTTTGGTGTGATGACGGTCATTTTACGGTGGAGGAGTCTGCCCGCATTCTGGAAGCGGGTATGAACGCTGGTCTGGCTCCGAAGATCCATACGGACGCTTACTCCTACATCGGGGGTTCGGATCTAGCAGCCGATATGGGAATGGCTTCCGCAGATCATCTAAACTATACGCCTGAACGGGTCATGCGCAACCTGGCAGATGCAGGCGTGACAGGGGTTTTGATGCCTGCGCTCGATTTTGCGGTCAAGCACCCTCGCCCGTTCAATGCCAGAGCTTTGATCGATTCTGGCATGACTGTCGCGCTTGCCACAAACCTTTGCCCCGGATGTTGGACAGAGTCGATGCAGCTTGTGATGGTACTCGCATGTCGCTTGTATCAAATGACACCGGCAGAAGCGCTAGTGGCCGCGACGATCGGTGGTGCCAAGGCGTTGCGACTGGATCGTGATCGGGGATCGATCGAATGCGGCAAGCTGGCTGACCTGCAGATCTGGGATGTACCTTCGTATGAGCATGTCATCTATCGTCTCGGTGGAAATGTGGTCGATCAGGTGGTGAAACGCGGAAAAGTGGTTGTCAACTTGATGGATACGAGAGGGAGGTGA
- a CDS encoding urocanate hydratase has translation MSMNETLNSQKPEILYSVKAGRGSTLRCKGWRQEAILRLLENNMENAEKPEELVIYGGIGKAARNWESYHAIVQSLKDLEEDETLVVQSGMPVAVFKTHKYAPTVVMATTNIMKPSWETFYDLQDKNLTIFAQYTAAPWEYIGTQGVIQGTFETLSAIARLHYEDSLVGKILLTAGAGGMGGNQTRAMAMHGGVGIVCDANIEIIRRRMNVGYIDVLAESLDEAIELAQEAARAKKSQGIAVVGNSADIFEEAYAKGFMPDILTSMTPAHDPISYLPAGYTPEEANELRRRDRDLYLVKARETMIRELRVTNEFFDKGVHAFEYGTSLRKECRDAGMPEEEAMKIPGFVAEYIRPLFCEGRGPFRWICLSGEASDLAKIDEMVLEKFKDDLLVTRWINLAKKHIPIEGLPARICYLGFGQRKEFALEINEMVKRGELAGPVAFSRDNLDSGSIVNPTFESEKMLDGGDLISDWPVLNGLLNAIGMCDLIALQANYSMGEAVHTGVTMIADGTDEATMRLSVCMTVDSGIGVVRHAQAGYQVAKDVANGKGNLTSEGIKIPLWWTPKATFGPEKTE, from the coding sequence ATGTCGATGAATGAAACTTTGAATTCCCAAAAGCCAGAGATTTTGTATTCCGTCAAAGCAGGGCGCGGATCTACCCTTCGCTGCAAAGGTTGGCGGCAGGAAGCGATTTTGCGCTTGCTCGAGAACAATATGGAAAATGCAGAGAAACCAGAGGAGCTGGTGATTTACGGCGGAATCGGGAAAGCGGCCCGAAACTGGGAGTCGTATCATGCGATTGTACAATCACTGAAAGATTTGGAAGAAGATGAGACGCTTGTCGTCCAGTCAGGGATGCCAGTGGCGGTTTTTAAGACGCATAAGTACGCACCTACAGTGGTCATGGCCACCACCAATATCATGAAGCCTTCCTGGGAGACGTTCTACGATCTCCAAGACAAGAACCTGACGATTTTTGCCCAGTACACAGCGGCACCATGGGAGTACATTGGGACGCAGGGCGTGATCCAAGGCACATTTGAGACCTTGTCCGCCATCGCACGTCTCCATTACGAGGATTCACTCGTCGGTAAAATCTTGCTGACAGCAGGAGCTGGAGGCATGGGAGGCAACCAGACACGTGCCATGGCGATGCACGGTGGCGTGGGGATTGTCTGTGACGCCAATATCGAGATTATTCGTCGACGCATGAATGTGGGGTACATCGATGTTCTTGCCGAGTCACTCGATGAAGCGATTGAGCTCGCTCAAGAGGCAGCGCGTGCAAAAAAATCACAGGGAATAGCGGTAGTCGGTAACTCTGCTGATATTTTTGAAGAAGCGTACGCGAAAGGCTTTATGCCCGATATTTTGACGTCCATGACGCCAGCGCACGATCCCATCTCCTATTTGCCAGCCGGATATACGCCGGAGGAAGCGAATGAATTGCGCCGTCGGGATCGAGACCTCTATCTCGTAAAAGCGCGGGAGACGATGATTCGAGAGCTGCGTGTTACAAACGAGTTCTTTGACAAAGGAGTCCATGCATTTGAATACGGCACCAGCCTGCGAAAAGAGTGTCGTGACGCGGGAATGCCGGAAGAGGAAGCGATGAAAATCCCAGGTTTTGTAGCGGAATACATTCGACCTCTCTTTTGCGAAGGGCGCGGTCCTTTCCGCTGGATCTGCCTCTCTGGGGAAGCATCCGATTTGGCGAAAATTGATGAGATGGTCCTAGAAAAGTTTAAAGATGACTTGCTCGTGACGAGATGGATTAACCTCGCGAAAAAGCACATTCCAATCGAAGGACTTCCAGCACGCATCTGTTACCTCGGCTTTGGGCAACGAAAGGAATTTGCTCTGGAGATCAATGAAATGGTCAAACGAGGAGAGCTTGCAGGACCTGTGGCATTCTCCAGAGACAATTTGGACTCTGGCTCCATCGTCAATCCTACATTCGAGTCGGAGAAAATGCTCGATGGCGGTGACCTGATATCGGATTGGCCCGTGTTGAATGGCCTCCTCAATGCAATCGGCATGTGCGATCTGATTGCGCTCCAAGCCAACTATTCCATGGGAGAAGCTGTCCATACGGGAGTAACGATGATTGCAGATGGTACCGATGAAGCGACGATGAGGCTGTCAGTGTGTATGACCGTTGACTCTGGCATCGGGGTTGTCCGCCACGCACAGGCGGGATACCAAGTGGCAAAAGATGTCGCCAATGGAAAAGGAAACTTGACCAGCGAAGGAATCAAGATTCCATTATGGTGGACACCGAAAGCAACGTTCGGGCCGGAAAAGACAGAATAG